One Hevea brasiliensis isolate MT/VB/25A 57/8 chromosome 6, ASM3005281v1, whole genome shotgun sequence genomic window, cccttggaggaaattctacctaactagttacataagatggatagaggtcggtctaagtaccttagtgtGACTTAAAGTAAATTGGGAATTTGGAGTGTTATAAGGGATGCACTGGTgttgaccactgaggtcataagatgagtgaagatctcgaacaagatgcctagattaggtgctacaggaaaactACTCATAGAATGCcttaggataaggaacataagtcatgtcctcTGGAAACATAAATTGTTGAAAAGGAATAATAAGGACAAAAATCACTAAGAGACATGTTAGGACACAAGCTAACCACCAAATGGATTGAAGTAAAGAGACATCAAGTCAAGTACAGAGAGGTATAGCGAATACTTGAAAAGGCCAATGAATAGTTACAAGATAAGagccctctagaaagagatgatgacagataagacactatagtagaatcagagagcagtagaatgtcatctataatatacgaagagtttgaagaataaaatattttactaatctctgcatagctggaggagtaatgatcGCACTTGTTATAATAATCTTCTTTGCTTTATCCTtagtttattcgaaaattcgaggacgaatttttcttaaggggggaagaatataacaactcaatttttctaataaatatattttatttttcttttattgaccTGATAATCTATTTATAtttattcatgaatttaaattaatattttcacaatGGTAATTTTTGTTAAATGGGTATCATTTTgtttttcatattattattattattattattattattattattattattattattattgttgttgttgttgttgttgttgttttaaattgaaagctaaaatttcaaagaattaaaaatttaactTTAGGGACTAGCTATGTAAttcaaagataaaaaaaaaaacaaaaccagAAAATAAAAAACGCAGCAGCAGCCCCCACCCCCTCTTCCACGCATCCTTTCCCAATTTCCCCCTCCCCATTCTTTTCTTTCCTCGGCAGGGCCCAAGCTGTCTGGCACAGACAACTACCCATGCCACGGAGTCGCTCCCGACGGCGAGAGGTGGCGGCAGCACAGGtcgacgagagagagagagagagagagagagcgcttGAGTGTGTTGGAGGCCAATTCCGGCCACTACGCCGTCGGACAGAGGTGGAAAACGTCTGCAAACCTTCCTGGACAGTAAGGACCCCAGTTCCGGCCAAGCACGCCGTAATCCATGGAGTTTTTCGGCAAGatcaggaggagagagaaaatgttgGGCAGTGAGCATTCCTGCCATTTTTTCAGCGATCCGACCGTCGGATCGGAAATTTGAGACCACCGATGGACTTGGGACGGCGAAGTCTTCGAGATAGGACAAGTCCCACTTCGATCGGATATCGTTTGAAAAAGGCAATAATCGAACGATctagatcgcttggtgagattttcgcaCTTTttcgattttcaaaatttaaaaataattttatgataattattaacacaatttggacttaatttaggtgcaatcggatcgaGAATAGCTCACTGGCGTTATGACCGCATTTTCAGCCAGGTTCGGCTGCCCGGCAGCCCGTCTCAGAACGCggtcgatattatagtcaatcctagcattttcagataTTCTGGATGCGTTCCatgtgtcagaattggcataggtaaactcaaagtccaagttgctcatttctggctaataccgatttagaataaaattcataaaatattcgtgaatgatcagaaaattataattccttttgcaatagccttataatattattaaggatcgcgggacaaaattttagaatttttagagctcgtttggatagtttttgcaaaaagactaGTTATAGgggctaaattataatttttcaaattgtggttgttgactgtttgggtgggcccaggagagaccttgtgatgtgattgagttgtgattgtATGATTGgcggatatagaagtgtattttgaagccatttgcagattgggtaggtcctaagtataggggagattctgctAAATTTTTGGCACAAATTAGGGTGTGTTTGcctctttaaaatttatttttatttgaattagcactaataaattcacaataaaattatgtaggtaATCAGGGTCAACTATCTTCCTTCACCCAACCTCTACAGTCGTctctggtgtactgtgagtaaaatattaattttaattataatttcgatattattatatgttcaagcatgcttatgtatcacttataaatatgtatctatgtagttaaacactaggcacattttatattacattcataattgatgaagtgtcatggatgttgtttgtggtaatttggagcagtgtgcgtgcgttggtgtgcgtgtggtatggtattggatatggacaggacgggtagacacggcttgagagacactcattgggacctggtcctttatggataagttggggtagacacggcttgagagacactcgctggaaccccgcatttggtttattaagtgaaagtttggCTTGAGAGATATTCGCTGGCAGATGttaaattaagagagctgtataggggatcagctcccatatatgtactgtttgaatagtgttgggtgtgtgaatgctgcaaattgcctttttactattatgatgtgatttgtatgaaatttatgataatgttgcattccattccttatgatgcattaactttagatagatatagaaattgtggttagaatgagtattttactctctgagtcgaacgctcactcctgttcattctatttttccaggttacaggagaagacctttttcagaatagcctgcttcttttctcgcaggttatcaacaattacttaattttattattattctctaaatttgaaaTTAAGAACTCCGCATGTGTGAGCAATAGTATAGACCCTattagaaattgtgttaatttaaattcttgatgttaataaatagatatttgtatgatacttaaataatttgtaaatgatgtaaccgggttgagctgggctcccctaatttgagtttctgataattattgcGTTAAGTTGGCCCGGAATAAaactataatattttaatttaaattatttttatatccatgttgggcctaaattatgggtCTGATCATAGGTTTGGGAATAGTAAGACTTACTaagggccttgggggctttatgctgacccaagttctagtgccggtccggcccatagattgGATCGTGATAATCAAGGCTAAttaaattttagtattttttttttataaaatatctataattaacataaaaattttaaactttttctaATACAGtcaaataaatttagtttgatataatttaatataatattaattttttttcaattctaATTATGTTCaatttgattatttatttttatttgatagaATTAATAACGCACActcatattaataaatattaatgttattaatttttatttaatatacaatattttacataatttcatattttcttttgatatgaaaaaaaaactttaaaaattagaTTAACAAATATATTaacattattaaattatttataaataataaattaataattaaaattttcattttatataaaaaataaaataaaagtgttAATGGAATAAAAAACACTGAGAttgatatattaataattttaattgaaattattataataaaaaattatatacaaTTAGTCGATTTACAATAAAACATTTTTAACTCAAGATTTCCGACATGTTCAAGCTGTTCATCTTTGATGACACAACCTAACCTTTAACTTAAGATTCAACAAGTACATGAAGAATCAAAAGCTAAAAAGTAGTAATTGTATATACCTTCGTCACAAGTACACAGGTCCTCATGTTCTGCTCTGGCCATTTTCTTTCCATCTCTCACTACAATCCAACCAGCCTCAAAATCTAGGAGGTAGAGAAAGCAACAAAGTTCCCAATCACCCAAGCAAGTGGCAGCAGAGTTATAATGTACTCCATCCACAGTAGCACAGAGAAACTGGGAGATCTTTTTCTGATGAAACCAACAGTTGTAGTATGATCCAGTGGTCCTGAAATGTTTAAATAAGGAAGCAATTATTACAATAATTTCCTGATTACGTTGAACAGAACACTTAATCAATGCAAAACTCCGTTGTCAGAATTTTGCGTCAATACTGTGAATCACTAGGCGAGGGATAAATTTTGATTGTTTCAGCATGAACCCATTAAAATTTAAACGAAAAAGAAGAAAATCTTCTTAAACCCACCACCGCCAGCAACTGGAGGAGTGTTGGAGTATCTGCCCTCATAATCAGGTCAAGGGACACGACACGAAGAAGGAAAAAACTCAAGAGGCAACATTAACAAGTTAATACATGAATTGCGCAATATAGCAAGACGCTTACCAATTGGACGGAAACAAAAGCATCCCTGACATGATAAACTAGCTCAGAATCACTGAAATTAACATCCTCCATCTCCTGAACCTCCTCGTTAAAGTGATACCATAAGGCTAATTTTTGCGCAGATGATTTCTCTTTCTGCTAGTTAAGCGATTAATCTAGCTCAAATGTTTGAGACTTGAGCTCGAACTTCTTAGCTACTGGAGAAAGGCGgctggctcttcttcttcttgtgaGGTTGTATGCTGCACCGCGAAGAATAATAGCAAGCGAGGGTTTTGAGGAACGAGCGAAATTTATTTagcgtagtctttttttttttttaacataactCATCGTCTTGGATTTGTCTAGCTGAGTTGGGCCCAATTGACTTCAAATTTTGGCCTTGTTTTGGGCTAAGACTTGTTGATCCATTTGATGAACAAAATATAATAATGGGTGTCAATTAGATGAAATGGGCCAATATTcagattatttaattttaaattaatttttaaaaattaatgtgaaattTATATTCTAAATTCTTGATTATTCTAAAATTTAGGtttcttaatttaaaattatataattctgTAAAAATGCTCGATCCTTATGTGTCTAAAAGGTTCTTCTAAGGCCAAAGTAAGGTAGCTTACACAGTTATCCTCTGCAATTTCTACATCTCTGTCTCAATTCATTTTAGCctgaaattgaaaattgagaGACAATGAAAACCCTAAGCATTGCTTAAACTACATTAGCTAATTAGTTGATTGATTTATTAATTTCAAGTTGCGTTTTAATAGTATTATTTTTCTTGATCTAAGCATAGGGAGACTACTTGTGTTATATTGTACTAAAGAGTCTTCTAAAATCTCTACATGATTTAAAGGTGTGTATATCAAATTATACTTCCATTGATTTGTTAAGTTTTCAAACAACTTCCAATGTCATATGCTTAAAATCTAGTTGTATATGAGTACGTGTTGGTatgggaaatttttttttttaataccttGTTTATTTTGAATGCGAGACATAATATGCATAATGAATTCACATATTAATGAAATAGAAtccatatatttatatcttaaattcaTGATAAAATGAGCATTATGAGCACTATTAGGATGCTAAAGCCCGAAGATGGATGAGCTAGCTGGTGGGAATTGAAAGGAGCAGGACAAGTGAAGATCCAAAAAGTAAGGTTGTTGGATAACAAAACTATgcaagtgtttaagaagctgttaAAATTAAGATCCCAACTGCTCAAATGGGCAGCATTCTGATGATAGCCTTCAACTCTTCAACTCAATGGGCTATAAATAGCCTTTGAAGATTTGAGGTCTTTCAATTTATTTCCATATGAATTCTCCATAGAATATATATAGGGTCCCATTACTAATAATAAATGATTAGGAGCAAAAAGTAACACTTTGCTTCTTTGTATATATTCCATATCAAATCAATAACACTTTGCtatttgtgttagtagtatgctcttgAGCATTATTGTATTGTATCTTGTAAACATTTATTTCCCATTTAATggcaaatattattttcttttaaatttgaatgatttgaatttaattgaaaaaagTCTTTTAATAACTTATTAgatattctattattaagttattaagaatatgagtgatagaatATTATAGTACAACTATTATAAATTCGGTTCACAATCAAGAATACTTCATTGGGCATAACTTATCTGGACTGATTGTCACTTATATTtgtttccatggattagtatgagatactaatgggatagaattgtgagtctcatgccatataacaaacatggtgagcacttataagataagtaggccaaTGATAGGGCATATAATCTGTCACACTCTACTCTTCTGTAAagtatgacatgatcccgtaatatgcctaatgaattaccgaacttcacctactgataactcattaaacatactacaagagattttaaacaaaaCTAATTCATTTTTAGTTAAGGAATAAATTAAGTATCtttaaaaaccaaggaaaatttCTGCAAAAAATCCGTGTGGTGActgttaaaatttcaataaaccaAATTTTTAGACCTCTTAAAACTAACCTATGATAATCATATATCATAATTTAAAATCAagcaatattcaaacaaaatgatTTCCTTCATTCAAGATCAAAAGAATAATAATTCTTCATTTACATCTCAAAGgaaacatttaattataaaatttacattcattggaaataacaaaatttatattacaaaatttacaatagaATAAAGTCTCAAAAACAATATTACAACATTTATGTACAACTCTgttgatacaactgctcattcatctATTACATACATATAGGTCcactttacatcaaaataaaattacaagggtatacatAGGGTATACCTGAAGACAATCCTATGCAGCTCCAAAATGCGGCTacaagcagctcactctactgctttacctttctctttacctgcgatagcatacaaaagctatcgctaagcgttgaactcagtagtgcataactaataattttaaactcaatataagacatgatttatcaaatcataataaAAAGGGGtttacaatatttaaatttttcataAGTCATGACATCAATATCACAaatcatttatttcaatcacattttatcaaagCATTCACAAATCAATGGTGTTGCCAACAATCACACAGtctaggtcatgacacaaaatttctaatcaatgtcgcgttgtacaccacgacaaatctacaacctcactaatctcaattaatgagggaggtgactaGCTAGAAATATAAGTACTCATACggactcaacctcaactggcaagccagagaacaTAATCACATATCACATCCGAATTAGCTGTTACTTATGGGAATACTGTAAGGGACTATCATGCCAACTTTGGTTTCAAAATAATCTCAAAAGATTTCCATTTGATAACCACATTGCAAATTAAataatcacatttcattcatcAAATATTCTTATATAGGGTTGGCAATACATCAAttctcaaaacacttctaaaagcattcaaaccggctcacccccttgctacaataaaTTCAAATAGCCAACATCTACCTTTTCACAATTATAAATCCACTTCACAATTCAAAGTTCTCAAAACAATGTATAAATTTCTCTAATGCAAAAGAAAACCATAATTGACTCATATAGAGTCCATTCAATCCAAttacaaaatttaaaacaaaagaaAGATctaattatgcacaaaccttctttcaattctttcttcttGTCTTAATTCTTCCCTTCTTTGGAAGtcttctttttcacaaaaattCACAAATTCAAGGCTTTAATACTCATTCTTAGCTAACCAAACAAATTTCTAATAAATTCCAAAGTTATAGTTGATTCTGGATTCTAGACAGTTTTGGACCTTGACTTTTGAATCCAAATTCAACCTAGTTTTAGTCATAATTTGATAATgcaatcttcatgaaagttgttcctctatgttttagttttaattccctttttaaatcacttaatttggagttctggatctctagttatggtcaaattactagaCACTATTTCGGGTACCTTACCTTGTAATTATaggttttataaatttttaccttAAATTTACATTCTAAATCCGGGCATCTTAAGCTCAGAATTTGAACCAGGTCCCTAAAATAatgttttaggcctttgtcttaggttttcaaatcattttaaatcACTTGAATTGGAGTTTTGTTGAAGAAGTTATGCCCTAATTACTACCCAAAGGTCAAGGAGCATAATGGCTGAAATGCAGGATTTCTATATTTGAGATTTCTAATTTATTCTAACATTTTCCCCAATTTGCCTTAAGAACTTGGTTTAGGTCCAAACATGAAATTTGTAGTTCTATCTCTTATGAATATTTCGACtttggaatcacctaatttgcacctatatagctctagttatggccattttgtcaAAACTGGTCGGATGACCATTTACTCACATTTTCCAGGTTTAGTCTAGAATTAGGGCAGGTTCTTGGGCTTACTTTATtcaagcaatttgatcaagttagggtcataatttggcttcatggtctccataagaattgtttCCTTATGTCTCAAGATTACACAGGTTTAAGAATTACCCAATTTGGagatttctagagtgagttatgcttaattgattaggtactgttcatttggtcaattttttcaaGTCCATAATTGGTAATCCGAATTCAAGCCCTAATTGAGATatcctatggtcattttctgggcagacACTCTCCATAAAAGTTTTAACAttttgtcttaagtttcattttcaattagtttcacaccaattgaagttgtgtagctcaacttatgagcatttTAGTACACTGAACTTAAGTGTCTAGACTCAAGGCCTAATGCACTCTATCCAATTCATTAATTTCCTCACcaaatcaatatcatttctcattcaaTGCACATCAAAAAACCATAATTTAACATCAATAACTctaattgcacttcatatcataaaaaccctaatttcaccaaACCCTAATTGTCATCTTTCAAATTCAAGCAAACTCAAATACATAATTCATGCACACAACTTCATCTAAGCttgaatttatgtttaattgaactaaaaacaccaaaaccctaatctcccctagctggccgaaattcactcttcaatttccatgcatgattttcattatttttcatgtaatttccacacaatttaacttaatttcaagaattatacaagAATTTAAGCTTGGATTGCACTTACCTCACTTAGGCAAATTTTCGATCTcccaatttctttaatttctttgcTCTTCCTTGCTTTCAATCTTCTCTTTGAGGTCTAATTCTAGATTTTCTACTAATTTGGTGgggaatttatggaagaaatagAAGATTTAAAAGCTTGGGATGGTTGATAATGGAGGAAGAGGGAGGAAGAATGGTGGTCGGCCAAATGagtgagaagaggaagaagatagGCTTCATTTAATGTTGTTGTGTTCTTTTATATAGATAATTatccaatttaaattatttaaattataactataattattactatttttatACAATTTTATTAATTCCATCCATGTCCTATTTTAATTTTCCTATACATAACACTTAAATTAATTCCATTCTAATATTTTAATcttactcattttaattgacatttaggtcaaaagtcaactcttaaagtgaattgaccaaaatgcccctcatcgggttatagtccacctttttccataatacccgatgagtccttaggttttgattcagttatttgtgcttgttttttttttttatttctttgatttataaattctcaataattctgCAATTAAGCCTTAGTTAAGGATTCTATATGGTTTCACACGAATCTAGAGTAGCAATTGAACTTACAGTCGCTTCTCTAACCAGTCACCCATTGTCAGAACTTAAACTTATTTAACCGATTTGtactctatttcttttattttcctccaATCTCATTTGAActctattaatttaatttatggtttTTCTATAAGATTGAAGGatggttccagacattctaattGTCCGAACAGATATAAGTCgttggaacagtaggatgtacgaaactgcttaatatgagggtgttacaagaaggATAAAAGTAAGATGAAGAATAAAAGTAACAAGAAGGATCCAAAGAGCTTACATCCTAATTCATAAACAATTTTATTAACAATGAATAATACTATGTAATTTAAAGacaatgttaaaaaaataattgatttcaGGTAAGTTGATGAAATTTTTACTATTGATGTAACACTCTTCAAACTACAGTGTTGAGAACTAAGCTAAATTGGAGAATCTAAGCTACAAGAGGTAAGTTTTGCCTTTCTCTCTTGAAAGTTTTATTTCCTATAACTAAACCAAAAGAATGATGCTTTAATGGTTACATGCATGTGAGGATCTTCAAGTGAGTAAGGGAAGTGAGTTATAAGAAGAGTTGTGAAGAGGTAATAATGATTTTATGTATGCaagttaaattttaaaatgtGAAACTAAAAAGAATTTCATGGACGTACATGATGAATGATTTGATTGCAAAAATTTGGTTTTCTTTAAGTGTGACATAATTTAAGGTTTTTAGTTATTGTTCATCTCCCCTTCctaattttatattttgaaattcCTTAAGGTTTTTAAGAGTTGAAAAGGAGCCTAAAATGTATTACTCTTTATTACATATTTAAGGTTTAAAGATTTCAAGAGTTTGTAACAAAACAGGTTTAAGTTTACATGGGTTTTCTTCTTTGCTTTTaagatgaaaaattgagaaatttaatgggtttaatgaaaattgtgaatcCATGTTATGTTTTTGGGTTTTTTGAAGTTAGTTAGTTGTTTTATAGCCTATATGCATCATTAGAtttaagttttgagcttgggagaTAGAAGGATTAAGTTTTAGTCAAATTGGGTTACCGCAAACTCGAATTTGGGATTATGAATTTTCTCAGACCCTAACTTCGGTAGTTGAAGTAGCTACTATCTCTTGGAGACACTTTATTTTATGAACTTTAGCAGCTAAAGTTCCCCACTTCGACAATTGAAACTGTTTCTGCCCGCTTTTCTTTTCTTAAGGATTTCTTGATTCCAAAACCTAATTTTATAAGCCTAAAAAGTATAAAATCAAGGGTAAAGGTTCTTAAAATGTTTTTAGAGTCTTTAATATAGAATTCATTTCTTTTATGGATTCACCACTTGTTAAGAGTTGGTGATTGAAGTCCAAAAAAGTCGGGCTCAAAGCCAGTTTGGTATCAAAGCACCTTAGGAAAAATGCACTAAAATTAAAGTCTACCTATTAGATCAAAGGGGGTAAGAATAATTGATAAGTTCTACAAGAGTTAAGTGTAAACTACTTAAATTAAATCTTGTAATTACTATTATTCACTTAATTATTTAAGTATTGCTTTGAGCATAACCATGCATCGTGAAATACATTTATATTAGGATGTAGTGCACTAGAAACATGTGTTCTGATGCATTGAGAATTGTTTATGTTGTGAGATAGATCATGAATGACTATGAGATCATGTGATATTATGATATGTATGTTTTGAATCCGAAAGGTTAGGTGAGGTCCCTACAAGTCCCCTGGTACATGACACATGCCATGTTTAAAGAGGAAGTCCTAAGGAGTTTTTATATGAACTGAGCACACTGGTTATAGTAAGAGGAAGTCCCATGGAGTTTCTATATGAGCCGGACATATTGGTTTATAAGGGAGTAACTAGTGACTTGACTACCGTGTTTGCTATTATTTGATAATTGTTGCATTTATGTGAATGTTATACCCGTGTGTATgtgataaaaggaaaagaaaattgttCTAAGTGGTTTATTGTCACGACCTGATTTCACGGGCTGGACCGACACTAGGATCTGGGCTGGCACGAGGCCAGTAGTAAACGTCACTATTCTCAAAGCCATAACCAGGACCAAAATCAAGGCCCAacataagaataaaaataaaataaatgttctaaatttattttgggccaACTCAACTCAATTTTTTTATCAAGAAACCAAACCTAGGGGAGTCCAGCTCAACCCTGATATCCATCATGTACAAACTATTTAATatcataaatttttcattaattaatataatatatacataaacCAATATCACAGCAGAGTTATATTTATTaaacaaacaaacaaataaataaataaataaatagacacaATAAACTATTAAACTATGAAGCACAAACTGCGGAGGAAAAATGCAGGTTAGACTAGAAGAAATAAACTTGCTCCTCTTACAACGTtagaaaaatatttgaacaggaatgaacatttgactcagagagtttagatattgattataggtgcaatttctataactatct contains:
- the LOC110651852 gene encoding uncharacterized protein LOC110651852 — protein: MSGMLLFPSNWTTGSYYNCWFHQKKISQFLCATVDGVHYNSAATCLGDWELCCFLYLLDFEAGWIVVRDGKKMARAEHEDLCTCDEGIYNYYFLAFDSSCTC